The following DNA comes from Petrotoga sp. 9PW.55.5.1.
AGATAAAAGAAGGTAAAACAAAGAAATACATCTACAAACCACTTAGAAAAAGTTTAAAAAGGAATGTCTCAAAAGAATATATTTTACAACTAGCCCAAGATATTATAAAATCTAAAAAACACGAAAAAATAAAGTTGTCTTTTTTAGGCTTTTATGTTAAAGTTCCTATCGGGAAAAATATCAAATATTATTGGAAAGATAAAAATCTTATTTGTTTAATTTCGGGAGACGAAAAAGATATAGATTATTTTCAAGATGCGGCTTTTTTTGTTGATACGGAAAATAATTCAAAATATTTAAAGTTCATCAGGAGGTAAAGATGAATTGATTAAGAAAGAATTACTAGATTTTTTGGGCTCAATAAAAAATCTTCAAGCACATAAGATAATAATTATACCGGACGGTTATGATCAGGATATCGAAGACGAAAATATTCTGAACTATCCTGATTTTGACATATTTCCATTTGAAAATTTAGAGGTATCGCCAAATATCAGAGGTAAAAGGATAAAATCTCTTTATTATTTACTTACTCAAGATGAAGTAACTATAGTAACTACTTTATCTGCACTTGTTAAATACACAATTCCAAAAAAGGATTTTATAATAAAAAAATACTCAATTGGAGATAAGATTGATTTTGAGAATAACTTTTTTTATAAAATGGGTTACACATTATCTAGTGAAGTTTCAAACCCTGGAGAGTATGCAAAAAGAGGCTTTGTTAGAGATTTCTTTTCTCCTATTTATAATTTACCTATCAGAATGGAGCTTTGGGATAACGATTTAGAAAGAATTAGTCTATTCGATAGCTACTCTCAAAGATCTATTAAAAACTCAAAAGAAATTCTAATCGTACCGGGCTCTGAAATCATGAAATTCGATTCGAATATAAATATTTACGAAGGAAGAATTAAGAGGTTAGTAAATGAAACCAAAGAAGAAGAATTAATTAATATAGATCAGTTAAACTCACTTCCTGGAATATTTTATAAGGACAAAAACAGTATATTAAGTTACTTGCAAGAAAAAAGCCAAATCTATTTAATAAACAAAAATGAGGTTATGAAATCTTTCTTAGAAAAAGAGAGAGAAAATTACGAAATGTGTGATACTACTTTAAAAAAGAAAATTTACAAGATTTATTCTGGGCAAAACATAGAAATATTAAATAAAATAAATTACCAAGAAGTGAAACTGTCTTTAGAAAAGATTTATTATATCCCAAAAAAGAAAGAAGATACCAGGTTAGAGTATCTTCCTCTTTTGGATTGGGAAGATTTAAAAGAAGGGGATCTTGTAGTTCATGAAGACTACGGAATAGGTATTTACCACGGAGTAAATAAAGTTGAAACCTCTTTAGGACTTAGAGAATATGTCACACTTGAGTACAAAGACAGTTCAAAAGTCTACGTACCTGTAGGTAGATTAGATAAACTATCCAAATACATAGGCGATCAGCAAAATGTAACGATCTCTTCTCTTAATAGCAAGAGATGGAAGAATACAAAAGAAAAAGTCAACAAGGAAATAAAAGAAAAAATAAAAGAATTGCTAAGAATTTATGCGGTTAGAGAAAATAACGAAGGGATTCGTCTTTTCGGAGATCCTGAATTAGAACAAAAATTCAAAGAAACATTCCCATACGTTGAAACACCGGATCAAGAAAAAAGTATAAACGAAATATTATCTGATTTGGAAAGTAATAGACCTATGGATAGATTGCTTGCAGGAGATTCTGGGTTTGGTAAAACAGAAGTCGCAATTAGAGCAGCTTTTAGAACCGTTGTTTCTAATTTCCAAGTTCTTTTGCTTGCACCAACAACAATTCTTGCAAAGCAACATTTTGAAAACTTCAAGGAAAGAATGGAACCTTTCGGAGTAAAAATCACTTTAATTACAAGACATATAACTAAGAAAGAAAAAGATATTAGTTTTGAACAAATAAGAAAGGGAGAAACTGATATAATAATTGGAACACATGCTTTGTTATCTGATTTACTAAAAACAAAAAAGTTGGGATTGGTAATTGTTGACGAAGAACAAAGATTCGGTGTACTTCAGAAAGAAAAGTTTAAAAAAATAAGTGAAGGTGTTAACTTTTTAATGATGAGCGCTACTCCAATTCCAAGAACATTATATCTTTCTATTAGTGGAATAAGAGACATCTCTACCATAAACACTCCTCCATTAGGGAGGTTACCTATTCAAACTTTTATAGGTAAATATTCTGATAAAATGGTTAGAACTGCTATTTTAAGAGAAAAATCTAGGGGTGGTCAAACTATATACATTCACAACAGAGTACAGGAATTAGATGATCTATTTAAAAAATTGCAAAAACTTGTACCTGAAATAAAAATAGTAATGGTTCATGGTGGAACTCAGAAAAGCGAGTTCATAAAAATTATCAACAGCCTGTATAGTGGAGAAATTGACCTTCTATTGGCAACTACAATAATCGAAAATGGAATTGACATCCCTAACGTTAATACTTTAATTGTAGATGATCCTGAAAGATATGGAATATCTCAGTTGTACCAGATAAAAGGACGAGTAGGTAGATCAAACAAAAGAGCTTTCGCGTATTTTCTCTACAAAAAGGATTTGAATAAAGAAAGCATGAAAAGATTAGAAGCTTTGAAACAATACAACGAACCAGGAAGCGGACTAAAGTTAGCAATAAGAGACTTAGAAATAAGAGGATACGGTGATTTATTGGGAGTTGAGCAAAAAGGACATATAAACGCAATTGGTTACCATCTTTATCACGACATGTTAAACAAAGTTTTATTTGAGTACGGAATAGATAAATCAAAGATACTTCCTAAATCACAAACAGTCACCGAAATAAAAGGAATTAAGGGTTCGATAGTTATACCCGAATCTTACATAGAGAACTCCATAGAAAGAATGAGAATATATAGAAAAATATCAGTTGCAAAAACACCCGAAGAGGTAGAGAAAATAAAAGAAGAGGTTACAGATAAATATGGAAAACTCCCTGAAGATGTGGAAAGATTATTCAAATACTCATTAATAAAAGTTAAAGCCAACATGGAAGGTATCAGAGAAATAGAAATAGGTGATTCGTATATATCCTTTAAATTCGATAAAGATACTTTACCCATTATAGATAAATATAATAAATATTCTCGAAAAGTCACTTTCTTCCCGGAAACCAGAGAACTTATAAGTTATGGACCTAAAGATAGTATAACTTATATGGAAAGGATATTTTCATAAGAGGTGGAAAATATGTTGTGCGATACTGTAGCAGCAATTTCTTCACCTATAGGCACTGGAGCTATAGGTATTGTAAGGGTTACAGGTTCAAAAAAAGACGTTGAAATTATTATAAGAAAAGGCTTAAAGAGAAAAAATTACCTATCAAAAAGAATATATTTCGGCTGGTTATATAACGAACAAAATGAAAAAGTAGACGAAGTTACTTGGGTTTATCATGAAAAACCTCATTCATATACAGGTGAAGATATGCTTGAGATATTTTGTCATGGCGGTAAATTGATAACTCTCAAGGTTTTAAATACCGTATTGCAATATGGAGTTAGACAAGCATTCGCTGGAGAGTTTACTAAAAGAGCAGTATTAAATGGTAAAATGGACTTAATAAAAGCTGAAGCTATAAACAACCTAATTACTTCAGAAACAGAAATTTCTCTAAAAGCCTCTTTTAATCAATTAAAAGATTCTCTTTCAAAAAAGGTATTATCAATAAAAAATCAGTTATTAAATATTGCTGCCGAGATAGAAGTAGAAATGGATTATCCTGATGATGTAGAAATGGCAAGTACTGATATTGAAATTAAAATTGTAAATATTATAAATTCAATCGACAATATCTTGAAAGAAGCTGATAATGGTATAATAGCTATTAGCGGAGTGAGAACAACCATTGTAGGAAAACCTAATTCTGGTAAAAGCACTCTTTTGAATGCTCTTTTAAGAAAGGATCGAGCAATAGTTACTGATATACCTGGAACTACCAGAGATACCATTGAAGAGAATTTAAACATTAAAGGTATATTTATAAAAATTATAGATACAGCTGGAATCAGACACACTGAAGATATAATAGAAAAGGTTGGCATCGAAAGAGCCATTAAATCAATAAAAGATTCTCATTTAATCTTGTTTGTCTTAGATGGTACTACTTCATTTTCAAAAGAAGATCAGATGATCTATAATGAATTAATAAAACTTCAAGATAAAACTGTTATAATGGTTCTAAATAAATCTGATGCTCCGGATTTTGATAAAAATAAGTTCAATTTAATCAGTCAAGAAAAATCCTTTGATATGGTTACTATTTCAGCAAAAAATGGTGAAGTAAAAACTTTAGAAGAAAAGATTTATGAGATATTTTATGATAAACTTAATATAGAAGAACCGACTTTAACTAACGAAAGGCAAAAAATCACCTTAGAATCATCAAAAAGTTATCTTGTTAAAGCTATAAATTCTATAAAAAAAGGCTTTTCAAACGATGTAGTAATGATAGATATTAGAAAAGCGATAGAAAAGATTTATGAACTTACTGGAGAAAACTATAATGAAGAATTACTTAATACAATTTTTTCAAACTTTTGTGTAGGAAAATAATTTAAAATAATTTATTTTTTAAATGAAGTAGGGTGATAATTATTCTTACAAAGCAAAAACCTTTAGATATAAATAACTATGTTGAATGTTTCTCTCACAAGAGCGAAAAGAAAATTAATAGTAGTTGGCGATAGCTTTACTTTAAGTAGCTCTGCTATTTACAAAGAATTAATTGAACATATTAAAAATACCGGAAATATTTGCTCAACTCAGAAATATAAAAATACTATTTTCTCAAACTTCGCATAGTGAATTAGGTGGTGAAAAATGTATATAACAATCTCAATAATTCTTGGATTAATACCTTTTTTACAGTTTTTTATTAAAGGATGGCTGTTTTTTGGTGTATCTTCCCTTATACTAATATTCTCCTATTTTATTTTAAAAAATCGAGGAACTTTTCATTTTATAACCCTTTCCTCACTTTTGCTAATTTCACAGTTGATAATGAATTTTATGGAATTTTCAAACATTCCTCTTTTTATTTACATCGCATTTGCTAGTTTCCTTTTATTTATAGCTTCAAGAGATGAAAGGATAGTTGATGATCTAAAAAGATACATAAAAAATGAAGGATATTCTGATGAAAACTGGAAGTTTGAAATTTGTTTTTTTGGCATGGGGCAGATTAAAAACATAGATCAATTAACTAATTTAACAACAGCAGTTTTTGGATTTGGAGATAAAGGCATAGCATTTAGCACTAAGCTTGGTAATGGTTTATACAAAAGGTTTATTGATTATAAAGATATTGACGATTTTGGAATGTTTAAATTGCAAAAAAAACAAGAATTATATTATCCAAAAATCAGAGACATGTTTATGTGGCCAACTAATATGACCACCATGCACAAACCATACATAAACACATACGGTTTATATTTATTAATAAATGATGAAACGCTAACTTTTTACGAAGCACCCAGCATAATAATAAAAATATCAGAACATTTGGAACAAAATGCGAGGTAGTCAATTTTTTCATTTGAAAAAAATTTTGAATTTGGGAGGATACCATGAAAATCTTAAAAATGGCTTGGTATGAAATCAAAAAAGTTGTTAGAAATCGTGGTGTTTTAATAATAAGTATAATAATCCCCGTTGTTTTAGCGTATTTTGGATCGTCTTTCTATCCTATTGATATGACGCAGAATTTCCAACTGGCTTTGTATAATGAGGATAAAAGTTTGCTGGGTAATTTTGCTTTTATTTTAATAAAACAATTTTTAAATTTCGATAATACCCTTGAGATAAAAAACGATGATCAGTTAACCCAATTAATAAAAGAAGGTGAATACGATTCTATAGTTATTATCCCAAAGGGGTTCACTTCTAACTTAATGGATAAAAAACAAACAACGTTATACGTGGTTCCAAACCCCCATAAAATTCAAAACAGTATGATGATATACACAGGTTTCAAAGCTGTTTTTGATGAACTTGCCGGGATCCCAGAAATTAAGGTGGGTTCTACAACAGAATTTTTACTTGGTGGCGGTATAGGTATAGATGAAACACGACCCAAACCAGAAATAAAAATGCTTATTCCAAGCCAAGAAGATGGTTCCTTGATTGTATCTGAAACTTCAAATCTCTCGATAAATGATATGTTTGCTCCAATCGTTGCTGTTGTAGCTATTTTATTACTATCTATGATTGGAATCGCGAATTCCACTGGTCAATCAAGGGAAGTTGGATTATTGGATTTATATATATCTAATGGTCTAAAAAGTCATGAATTTCTTATTTCAAAATTAATCGCTTACACTATTATAGGTTTTGTCGCAGGTCTATTTTCATGGTATATGTTTAGATTCTTTGGAGTACAGTCCCAAGCAAACCCTTTCAATTTAATTTTATTGGTATTAATATCTGTTATATCTTTCACTTCTTTTGGTCTATTTTTATCATCTTTTTTGAAAACCGCTCGAGGGTCATCGTTTCTTGTAACAGCTGTGATTGGTGGAATGCTTGTCTTCGGAGGCGTTTTAATTCCAATACCCGCTGGTAGTTTCCTTGAAAAAGTAGCAAGCATCTTTCCCATTAAATATTCTTTGGATAGCTGGAGAAAGCTAACCGTGTTGGGGTATGGATTAGGTGACATTAGTTATGAGATAATAATTTTGTTGACTTTTTCGGTAGTGTTTTTTATTGGTTCATGGTTGTTTCTTGAATTGACTCAAGAAACCTAACTTTTGGAGGAATACGATTAGTGAATACTATTGCATTTTTAACTGATTGGGGAATATCTTCTTATTACGTTTCAGTATGTAAATCTGTAATCAAAAAGATAAATGGTAACTGTGATATTATTGATATTACGCATAATGCAGGGCATTTTAACATAAAAAAATATGCCGCTATTATTATGAGAGCCTGTAAAGATT
Coding sequences within:
- a CDS encoding DEAD/DEAH box helicase, with the translated sequence MIKKELLDFLGSIKNLQAHKIIIIPDGYDQDIEDENILNYPDFDIFPFENLEVSPNIRGKRIKSLYYLLTQDEVTIVTTLSALVKYTIPKKDFIIKKYSIGDKIDFENNFFYKMGYTLSSEVSNPGEYAKRGFVRDFFSPIYNLPIRMELWDNDLERISLFDSYSQRSIKNSKEILIVPGSEIMKFDSNINIYEGRIKRLVNETKEEELINIDQLNSLPGIFYKDKNSILSYLQEKSQIYLINKNEVMKSFLEKERENYEMCDTTLKKKIYKIYSGQNIEILNKINYQEVKLSLEKIYYIPKKKEDTRLEYLPLLDWEDLKEGDLVVHEDYGIGIYHGVNKVETSLGLREYVTLEYKDSSKVYVPVGRLDKLSKYIGDQQNVTISSLNSKRWKNTKEKVNKEIKEKIKELLRIYAVRENNEGIRLFGDPELEQKFKETFPYVETPDQEKSINEILSDLESNRPMDRLLAGDSGFGKTEVAIRAAFRTVVSNFQVLLLAPTTILAKQHFENFKERMEPFGVKITLITRHITKKEKDISFEQIRKGETDIIIGTHALLSDLLKTKKLGLVIVDEEQRFGVLQKEKFKKISEGVNFLMMSATPIPRTLYLSISGIRDISTINTPPLGRLPIQTFIGKYSDKMVRTAILREKSRGGQTIYIHNRVQELDDLFKKLQKLVPEIKIVMVHGGTQKSEFIKIINSLYSGEIDLLLATTIIENGIDIPNVNTLIVDDPERYGISQLYQIKGRVGRSNKRAFAYFLYKKDLNKESMKRLEALKQYNEPGSGLKLAIRDLEIRGYGDLLGVEQKGHINAIGYHLYHDMLNKVLFEYGIDKSKILPKSQTVTEIKGIKGSIVIPESYIENSIERMRIYRKISVAKTPEEVEKIKEEVTDKYGKLPEDVERLFKYSLIKVKANMEGIREIEIGDSYISFKFDKDTLPIIDKYNKYSRKVTFFPETRELISYGPKDSITYMERIFS
- the mnmE gene encoding tRNA uridine-5-carboxymethylaminomethyl(34) synthesis GTPase MnmE, encoding MLCDTVAAISSPIGTGAIGIVRVTGSKKDVEIIIRKGLKRKNYLSKRIYFGWLYNEQNEKVDEVTWVYHEKPHSYTGEDMLEIFCHGGKLITLKVLNTVLQYGVRQAFAGEFTKRAVLNGKMDLIKAEAINNLITSETEISLKASFNQLKDSLSKKVLSIKNQLLNIAAEIEVEMDYPDDVEMASTDIEIKIVNIINSIDNILKEADNGIIAISGVRTTIVGKPNSGKSTLLNALLRKDRAIVTDIPGTTRDTIEENLNIKGIFIKIIDTAGIRHTEDIIEKVGIERAIKSIKDSHLILFVLDGTTSFSKEDQMIYNELIKLQDKTVIMVLNKSDAPDFDKNKFNLISQEKSFDMVTISAKNGEVKTLEEKIYEIFYDKLNIEEPTLTNERQKITLESSKSYLVKAINSIKKGFSNDVVMIDIRKAIEKIYELTGENYNEELLNTIFSNFCVGK
- a CDS encoding ABC transporter permease, with the protein product MKILKMAWYEIKKVVRNRGVLIISIIIPVVLAYFGSSFYPIDMTQNFQLALYNEDKSLLGNFAFILIKQFLNFDNTLEIKNDDQLTQLIKEGEYDSIVIIPKGFTSNLMDKKQTTLYVVPNPHKIQNSMMIYTGFKAVFDELAGIPEIKVGSTTEFLLGGGIGIDETRPKPEIKMLIPSQEDGSLIVSETSNLSINDMFAPIVAVVAILLLSMIGIANSTGQSREVGLLDLYISNGLKSHEFLISKLIAYTIIGFVAGLFSWYMFRFFGVQSQANPFNLILLVLISVISFTSFGLFLSSFLKTARGSSFLVTAVIGGMLVFGGVLIPIPAGSFLEKVASIFPIKYSLDSWRKLTVLGYGLGDISYEIIILLTFSVVFFIGSWLFLELTQET